From Patescibacteria group bacterium, a single genomic window includes:
- a CDS encoding DNA gyrase subunit B — MSNNQYKADQIKVLEGLDPVRKRPGMFIGSTGEQGLHHLVTEIVNNSVDEILSGRGNRIEVTLNQDGSVTVVDNAGGIPTEIKEEYGKSALELVMTKLHAGAKFSEGAYKISGGLHGVGSSVVNALSKCMTVIVFRNGKVYKQEYERGEAQTEVEEIKRKEVPIQELWTSKYTPLESGTVVTFFPDKKVFDTTEFSYKQLRDQFKEYAYLTPGMTIKIRDLRKEEEREKTFYFEGGIKSLVKSINKHKKPITPPLYFKAEKEEVLIEIALQWVEGFAKNILCFANNIKNLGGGTHLTGLKSGLTRTINDYAREAELLDKDDENLSGQDVREGLTGVVSIKMNAENIQFEGQTKTKLGNSYIRGFVSETIREKLGDHLEETPSVGKSIVQKAETAARARKAASKARKTVMRKGALKSTTLPGKLADCSESDPEKCELFIVEGDSAGGSAKQGRDRRFQAILPLRGKILNVEKANLNRILSNKEIRNLIVALGTGVGESFDPESSRYEKLIIMCDADVDGKHIETLLLTLFFRYMHELIESGNLYMAKPPLYKISSGKKEEWVYSEKERKELEKEWGDNIRIQRYKGLGEMNPIQLWETTMNPENRILKKVTIEDAQKADETFTKLMGDEVAPRKRFIQTRAKEAELDI, encoded by the coding sequence ATGAGCAACAATCAATACAAAGCAGATCAAATTAAAGTTTTAGAAGGTCTTGATCCAGTCCGAAAAAGGCCAGGAATGTTTATTGGCTCCACTGGTGAACAAGGTCTTCACCACTTAGTTACTGAAATTGTAAACAACTCCGTGGATGAAATTCTGTCTGGTAGAGGAAACAGGATAGAAGTAACCTTGAACCAAGATGGTTCAGTAACAGTAGTAGACAATGCCGGGGGAATCCCTACAGAAATAAAAGAAGAGTACGGAAAATCAGCACTAGAATTGGTAATGACTAAACTCCACGCTGGTGCTAAATTTTCTGAGGGAGCTTACAAAATCTCCGGAGGATTGCACGGTGTTGGTTCCTCAGTTGTTAATGCCCTTTCCAAATGCATGACAGTAATTGTCTTCCGGAATGGAAAGGTTTATAAACAGGAGTATGAAAGGGGAGAAGCACAAACAGAAGTAGAAGAAATAAAAAGAAAAGAAGTACCAATCCAAGAGCTTTGGACATCTAAATATACTCCTCTGGAGAGCGGAACAGTAGTAACCTTTTTCCCTGATAAAAAAGTTTTCGACACTACTGAATTTTCCTATAAACAACTACGCGATCAGTTTAAAGAATACGCATACCTCACACCGGGAATGACAATTAAAATAAGGGATCTACGTAAAGAAGAGGAAAGAGAGAAAACTTTTTACTTCGAGGGAGGCATAAAAAGCCTTGTAAAATCCATAAACAAACACAAGAAGCCAATTACTCCTCCTCTTTATTTCAAAGCGGAAAAAGAGGAGGTCCTTATAGAAATAGCACTCCAATGGGTGGAGGGCTTTGCAAAAAATATTCTCTGCTTTGCAAACAATATTAAAAATCTCGGTGGAGGGACACACTTAACTGGACTAAAATCTGGACTAACCCGCACCATCAATGACTACGCTCGCGAGGCTGAACTACTTGATAAGGATGATGAAAACCTCTCCGGGCAAGATGTGCGAGAAGGACTAACAGGAGTAGTTTCTATAAAAATGAATGCGGAAAACATTCAATTTGAGGGGCAAACTAAAACAAAACTGGGAAATAGCTATATTCGCGGGTTTGTTTCTGAGACTATAAGAGAAAAACTAGGCGACCACCTAGAAGAAACTCCCAGCGTGGGTAAGAGTATTGTCCAAAAAGCAGAAACTGCAGCACGGGCGCGCAAGGCAGCTAGTAAAGCTAGGAAAACAGTTATGCGCAAAGGCGCGCTAAAATCCACAACCCTTCCTGGAAAACTAGCAGACTGCTCAGAATCAGACCCAGAAAAATGCGAATTATTTATTGTGGAAGGAGACTCAGCAGGAGGCTCAGCTAAGCAAGGGCGAGATCGACGGTTTCAGGCTATTTTACCACTACGCGGTAAAATACTTAATGTAGAAAAGGCAAACCTGAACCGGATATTAAGCAACAAAGAAATAAGAAATCTAATTGTAGCTCTGGGCACTGGAGTAGGGGAGAGTTTTGATCCAGAAAGCTCCCGGTACGAAAAGCTGATTATTATGTGCGACGCTGATGTGGATGGCAAACATATTGAAACTCTTCTTCTAACTCTATTCTTCCGCTATATGCATGAACTTATTGAAAGCGGTAATCTTTATATGGCAAAGCCGCCTTTGTATAAAATATCTTCTGGAAAGAAAGAAGAGTGGGTATATTCTGAAAAAGAACGGAAAGAGCTTGAGAAAGAGTGGGGAGATAATATTCGCATCCAAAGATACAAAGGTCTAGGAGAAATGAACCCCATCCAGCTTTGGGAAACAACAATGAATCCAGAAAATCGTATTTTGAAAAAAGTCACAATTGAGGATGCTCAAAAAGCAGATGAGACCTTTACCAAGTTAATGGGTGATGAAGTAGCACCAAGAAAGAGATTTATCCAAACCCGAGCAAAAGAAGCAGAATTAGACATCTAA
- the ricT gene encoding regulatory iron-sulfur-containing complex subunit RicT, whose product MFREEEALEICEELAKKNKLKINILGAKQEEETIVFFFSSSEKKELKNLESELRRVLQANIQLRQISPRKKAQKVGGIGKCGLKLCCSTWLKDPASENLDKASYNFSCTTNKVGVCGNPPCCHLFEEESWGKEGFQEDKKQISSGKSDQKKQEEKKGESKAEKAKQQEKQKPKKKRIRKLKV is encoded by the coding sequence ACAAGCTAAAAATCAATATTTTGGGAGCTAAACAAGAGGAAGAAACCATCGTCTTCTTCTTTTCAAGTTCCGAAAAGAAAGAACTCAAAAACCTAGAATCTGAACTTCGGCGCGTCCTCCAAGCTAACATCCAATTAAGACAAATAAGCCCCCGCAAAAAAGCTCAGAAGGTTGGCGGGATAGGAAAATGCGGCTTAAAGCTTTGCTGTAGCACCTGGTTGAAAGATCCAGCTTCCGAAAACTTGGACAAAGCAAGCTATAATTTCAGTTGCACCACTAACAAAGTTGGTGTTTGTGGAAATCCTCCCTGTTGCCACCTTTTTGAAGAGGAGAGTTGGGGTAAAGAAGGTTTTCAGGAGGACAAGAAGCAAATCTCATCTGGCAAATCAGACCAAAAAAAACAGGAAGAAAAAAAGGGAGAATCAAAAGCAGAAAAAGCAAAACAACAAGAAAAACAAAAGCCAAAAAAGAAAAGAATCCGAAAACTAAAAGTCTAA